One Castanea sativa cultivar Marrone di Chiusa Pesio chromosome 4, ASM4071231v1 DNA window includes the following coding sequences:
- the LOC142633093 gene encoding protein FAR1-RELATED SEQUENCE 5-like isoform X2 — protein MDTEPLAEDKNVIADSSIGGDSGIYEVDANQEPYEGMLFESEEAAKAFYDEYAKRQGFLTRIVSSRKSERDGSIISRRLACNKEGFNVNSQRRGQVRIRKRESKREGCMAMFLVKREKHGRWVVTKFVRDHNHPLVISSEKGRPTPDEKDRRIRELSSELHRANQHLAACREQLRTFMTYVEEHTECLSRTVEDVVHRIREVESKDQKPSQYS, from the exons A TGGATACAGAACCCCTTGCAGAAGACAAAAATGTAATAGCAGACAGTTCTATAGGAGGTGATTCGGGTATATATGAAGTAGATGCTAATCAAGAACCATATGAGGGTATGCTGTTTGAATCTGAAGAAGCTGCCAAAGCATTTTATGATGAATATGCTAAGCGGCAAGGATTTTTAACACGAATTGTATCATCCCGAAAGTCAGAGCGTGATGGATCTATCATTTCTCGACGCCTTGCATGCAATAAAGAGGGATTTAATGTCAACAGTCAAAGGAGAGGACAGGTCCGGATTAGAAAGCGAGAGAGCAAAAGGGAAGGTTGCATGGCAATGTTTTTGGTGAAGAGGGAGAAGCATGGGAGATGGGTTGTCACAAAATTTGTGAGGGATCATAATCATCCTCTAGTTATTTCCTCAGAAAAGGGTCGACCAACTCCA GATGAGAAAGATAGGAGAATTCGAGAGCTATCTTCTGAGCTGCATCGTGCAAATCAGCATTTGGCAGCCTGTCGAGAACAGCTACGTACATTTATGACATATGTTGAAGAACACACTGAATGCCTTTCAAGAACAGTTGAAGATGTAGTTCACAGGATCAGGGAAGTTGAATCTAAAGACCAAAAGCCTAGTCAATACTCTTAG
- the LOC142630613 gene encoding protein FAR1-RELATED SEQUENCE 5-like, whose product MDDGNGRLETSAAGEQCTCDVDTNQEPYVGMDFESEEAARAFYNMYAKREGFLTRVLSSRKSERDRSIISRGLGCRGESVNRKKDGQREVCTAMILLKREKSGRWVVRKFVRDHNHPLVVQLQKSRRIIDEKDRKIQELTAELRVKKRLSAAYREQLLKLMKDVEDHNEHLRTKVELVFDNLREFEAKRKEVSDHK is encoded by the exons A TGGATGATGGAAATGGGAGATTAGAAACTTCTGCTGCAGGAGAACAATGCACATGTGATGTTGACACAAATCAAGAACCATATGTGGGTATGGATTTTGAATCAGAAGAAGCTGCCAGAGCATTCTATAATATGTATGCCAAACGAGAAGGATTTTTAACACGAGTATTATCATCCCGGAAGTCTGAGCGTGATAGGTCAATCATCTCCCGTGGACTTGGATGTAGAGGGGAGTCTGTTAACCGAAAGAAAGATGGGCAACGAGAGGTTTGCACGGCAATGATTCTGTTGAAGAGAGAGAAGTCAGGGAGATGGGTGGTTAGGAAATTTGTGAGGGATCACAATCATCCATTGGTGGTTCAATTGCAAAAGAGTCGTCGAATAATT gATGAGAAGGATAGGAAAATTCAGGAATTAACCGCAGAACTGCGAGTTAAGAAGCGATTAAGTGCAGCATATCGAGAACAGCTACTTAAACTAATGAAAGATGTTGAAGACCATAATGAGCACCTAAGAACAAAAGTAGAATTAGTTTTTGACAATTTAAGGGAGTTTGAAGCTAAAAGGAAAGAAGTTTCTGACCATAAATAA
- the LOC142633093 gene encoding uncharacterized protein LOC142633093 isoform X1, with product MASPSGHGYKSNRNYRQWLTETFDGHETADDELSDNLDGTDNVIQPSLQAFSLTSEPLEPFIGMEFESAEDAREFYEMYGRRMGFTIRNNRTRRSLKDNSIIGREFVCSKEGFRIKKYENREKRVLPSRPATREGCNAMMRIAAKDGGKWAVYGFVQEHNHELNPSKIPPRRSHRLAFSEDEKDLKIRELTTELHREKKKSAAYQQQLQLVLKYVEEYTQRLSLKVEVVENNMTELESEEQDSAQSD from the exons ATGGCAAGTCCCTCTGGTCATGGATATAAATCAAACAGAAATTACAGGCAGTGGCTAACTGAAACTTTTGATGGTCATGAAACAGCAGATGATGAGTTATCAGATAATCTGGATGGAACTGACAACGTAATTCAACCATCTCTTCAGGCTTTTTCTTTAACTTCAGAACCTTTAGAACCATTTATTGGCATGGAGTTTGAATCAGCTGAGGATGCTAGAGAATTTTATGAGATGTATGGTAGGCGTATGGGATTTACCATACGAAATAATCGTACACGCCGTTCACTTAAAGATAACTCAATAATTGGTCGAGAATTTGTTTGCTCGAAAGAAGGTTTTCGTataaaaaagtatgaaaatagagaaaaaagagtTCTTCCATCACGTCCAGCCACTAGAGAAGGATGCAATGCAATGATGAGGATAGCTGCAAAGGATGGGGGAAAGTGGGCTGTATACGGTTTTGTGCAAGAACATAATCATGAGCTGAATCCTAGCAAAATTCCACCTCGAAGATCACATAGATTAGCATTCAGTGAG GATGAGAAAGATTTAAAAATCCGGGAACTAACCACAGAGCTTCATCGTGAGAAAAAGAAATCTGCAGCTTATCAGCAGCAACTACAGTTGGTTTTGAAATATGTTGAGGAGTATACTCAGAGGCTGTCATTAAAAGTTGAAGTGGTTGAAAACAATATGACAGAACTTGAATCTGAGGAGCAAGACAGTGCACAATCTGACTAG